A stretch of the Saprospiraceae bacterium genome encodes the following:
- a CDS encoding CusA/CzcA family heavy metal efflux RND transporter — protein sequence MLDKIIAFSIKNKFIIGLMTLTLIIWGVWSASKLPIDALPDITNNQVQIITLCPTLAGQEVEQLVTYPIEQSIANLPDLEELRSISRFGLSVITAVFDDKVDIYFARQLINEKLKEAEEKIPKGIGTPELAPVSTGLGEVYQYIIHPKKGSEDKYTAMDLRTMQDWIVARQLYGTPGIAEVNSFGGQLKQYEVAVNPDRMVAMGISIPEIFSALEKNNENTGGAYIDKKPNAYFIRGVGLIGSFEDIKNIAVKNSPNGIPILIKDVADVRLGFAVRYGALTYNGEVDAVGGVVMMLKGANSAEVVNRVKEKMKTIQKSLPPDVVIEPYLDRTDLVNRAISTVEKNLIEGALIVIFILVLFLGNLRAGLIVASAIPLSMLFALGMMNVFGVSVNLMSLGAIDFGLIVDGAVIIVESIFHRITTSHLQSGKTELTTRQMDETVFESARRMMNSAAFGQIIILIVYLPILSLIGIEGKMFGPMAQTVSFAILGAFILSLTYIPMVSSLFLSKKIVHKKNISDRMMEFFQNIYAPLLQRAIKAKIYVVGLTVAIFLLTSFIFSRMGGEFIPTLAEGDFAFHCILSQGTSLSQSIETSMQASRLIKEFDEVKMVVGKTGSAEVPTDPMPPEASDMMIILKPQSEWKRKISYDDLADEIFEKLENIPGVFFEKSQPIQMRFNELMTGIRQDVAVKIFGENMDTLLSYANKVNNIVQRVEGATAPSVERVAGLPQIVINYNRAQIANYGLNIEDINHIVSTAFAGGEAGVVFENERKFDLVVRLDSTHRNNIEDVSHLYIPTANGTQIPLSQVAEIKMELGPAQISREDGKRRIVVGFNVKDRDVESVVKDIQNQLNEKVKLPEGYYYTYGGTFENLQAASARLMIAVPVALALIFMLLYFTFTSVKQATLIFTAIPMAAIGGVFALLLRDMPFSISAGVGFIALFGVAVLNGIVLVSTFNQLEKDGVNDIFQRIKEGTKIRLRPVLMTAAVASLGFLPMALSHGAGAEVQKPLATVVIGGLITATFLTLFVLPLLYLIFSSQRKRKVNQGISTLCLLVFGLFFSQNANAQISLKQLSIDDALSVALKNNLELQSRQLNVQSSRIIKKSVFELPKTNVNFQFGQYNSINQDKAFQITQSIPFPTYYTAKARLYNAELQGSQFQMQMSESEIKAQVQYWFYQLLYLQNAKKQLKSLDSLYIDFVSAADLRYKTGETNLLEKATAETKRGQLSLIIKQNETEAIMAYASLKTLLNTSEDFAIRANDNYQPLILNISFDISLIANNPSLLVLYQQALIAEQNRKVEISSTFPDLNVGYFNQSLIGTQTVNGMEVYYDGSKRFQGFNVGVGIPLTFFSNSAKIKSLDYKRAALQMEADNGKLQLQAKLQNAFELYNQNLSQYNYYKSSALPNAEIIINTAKTAYNSGAVGYIEYLQALQTAADVQLNYLQAINQLNQSIININFLINK from the coding sequence AAAAGGAATTGGTACCCCTGAATTAGCACCAGTAAGTACCGGATTAGGAGAGGTATATCAATATATCATTCATCCGAAAAAAGGCAGCGAAGATAAATATACTGCAATGGATCTCCGCACTATGCAGGACTGGATTGTTGCACGTCAATTATACGGCACTCCAGGTATTGCAGAAGTAAATAGTTTTGGCGGTCAACTCAAGCAATACGAAGTTGCTGTAAATCCAGACCGAATGGTAGCAATGGGAATAAGCATTCCTGAAATATTTTCAGCATTGGAAAAAAACAATGAAAACACAGGAGGAGCATACATTGATAAAAAACCCAATGCTTATTTTATACGAGGAGTTGGTTTGATTGGCTCATTTGAAGATATCAAAAATATAGCAGTAAAAAATAGCCCTAACGGAATACCAATCTTAATTAAAGATGTGGCAGATGTGCGTTTGGGATTTGCGGTTCGTTATGGGGCGCTTACTTATAATGGGGAGGTAGATGCAGTTGGTGGTGTAGTTATGATGCTAAAAGGAGCAAACAGTGCGGAAGTAGTAAACCGTGTTAAAGAGAAAATGAAAACTATTCAAAAATCATTGCCTCCTGATGTAGTCATTGAGCCTTATTTAGATAGAACTGATTTAGTGAATCGTGCTATTTCAACAGTTGAAAAAAACCTTATTGAAGGCGCACTCATAGTAATTTTTATACTGGTTTTGTTTCTCGGAAATCTCCGTGCAGGTTTGATAGTCGCATCAGCTATCCCACTATCCATGTTGTTTGCTTTGGGAATGATGAATGTATTTGGAGTAAGTGTTAACCTGATGAGTTTAGGGGCTATTGATTTCGGTTTAATTGTAGATGGTGCTGTCATTATTGTTGAAAGTATTTTTCACCGAATCACTACAAGTCATTTGCAGAGTGGTAAAACAGAACTTACCACAAGACAAATGGATGAAACCGTTTTCGAAAGCGCAAGACGAATGATGAATTCCGCTGCATTCGGACAAATAATTATTCTTATTGTGTATTTACCAATTCTTTCTTTGATAGGAATTGAAGGAAAAATGTTTGGCCCGATGGCTCAAACTGTTTCGTTTGCGATACTTGGTGCCTTTATACTTTCATTGACTTATATTCCGATGGTATCTTCTCTTTTTCTTAGTAAGAAAATAGTTCATAAAAAAAATATATCCGACAGGATGATGGAATTTTTTCAAAACATTTATGCACCGCTCTTACAAAGAGCTATTAAAGCTAAAATTTATGTCGTGGGATTAACAGTAGCCATATTCTTACTCACATCTTTTATTTTTTCAAGAATGGGCGGTGAATTTATTCCCACCTTAGCTGAAGGTGATTTTGCATTTCATTGCATATTATCTCAAGGCACTTCATTATCTCAAAGTATAGAAACATCTATGCAGGCATCACGATTAATCAAAGAATTTGATGAGGTAAAAATGGTCGTTGGCAAAACGGGTAGTGCCGAAGTTCCTACTGATCCTATGCCACCCGAAGCTAGCGATATGATGATCATTCTTAAACCGCAAAGCGAATGGAAACGGAAAATTTCTTACGATGATCTTGCCGATGAAATATTCGAAAAATTGGAAAACATTCCAGGTGTTTTCTTTGAAAAAAGCCAGCCCATACAAATGCGATTTAATGAACTTATGACTGGTATTCGTCAGGATGTTGCTGTAAAAATATTTGGTGAAAATATGGATACACTTTTATCGTATGCCAATAAGGTTAATAACATAGTCCAAAGAGTGGAGGGTGCCACTGCTCCAAGTGTAGAACGGGTTGCAGGTTTACCTCAAATAGTTATCAACTATAATCGCGCTCAAATCGCCAACTACGGTCTCAATATTGAAGACATTAATCATATTGTAAGTACCGCTTTTGCAGGAGGAGAAGCAGGTGTTGTGTTTGAAAACGAGCGTAAATTCGATTTGGTGGTTAGACTGGACAGTACCCATAGAAACAATATTGAAGATGTAAGCCATTTATACATTCCTACTGCCAATGGAACTCAAATTCCTTTATCACAAGTAGCGGAAATAAAAATGGAATTGGGCCCTGCGCAAATAAGCCGTGAGGATGGTAAGCGCAGAATTGTGGTTGGTTTTAATGTGAAAGATCGAGATGTAGAAAGTGTAGTAAAAGATATTCAAAATCAACTTAATGAAAAGGTCAAATTACCTGAGGGATATTATTATACTTATGGAGGAACTTTCGAAAATTTACAAGCGGCGTCAGCCCGTTTGATGATTGCTGTACCAGTTGCTCTAGCCCTGATATTCATGCTTCTCTATTTTACATTCACATCTGTAAAGCAAGCAACTCTCATTTTCACAGCAATTCCAATGGCTGCCATTGGTGGTGTCTTCGCGTTGTTGCTTCGCGATATGCCTTTTAGCATATCAGCAGGTGTTGGTTTTATTGCCTTGTTTGGCGTGGCCGTCTTAAACGGAATTGTATTGGTCAGCACATTTAATCAATTAGAGAAAGATGGTGTAAACGATATTTTTCAAAGAATTAAAGAAGGAACTAAAATCCGTTTGCGACCAGTCCTTATGACAGCGGCAGTTGCCTCACTTGGTTTTTTACCAATGGCTCTTTCTCATGGTGCAGGTGCGGAAGTGCAAAAGCCTTTGGCAACCGTGGTAATTGGTGGCCTGATTACAGCAACTTTTCTTACACTTTTTGTTTTACCATTACTGTATTTGATTTTTTCTTCGCAACGAAAAAGAAAAGTCAACCAGGGTATTTCAACATTATGCCTACTAGTTTTTGGGTTGTTCTTTTCTCAAAATGCAAATGCCCAGATTTCTCTAAAACAATTAAGTATAGATGATGCATTAAGTGTTGCATTGAAAAACAATTTAGAGCTTCAATCTCGGCAACTCAATGTGCAATCTTCCCGCATTATAAAAAAATCTGTTTTTGAATTGCCAAAAACTAATGTAAACTTTCAATTTGGGCAATACAATAGCATTAATCAGGATAAAGCATTTCAGATCACTCAATCCATTCCATTCCCGACTTACTATACGGCAAAAGCCAGGCTATATAATGCCGAATTACAAGGAAGTCAATTTCAAATGCAAATGTCGGAAAGTGAAATTAAAGCTCAGGTGCAATATTGGTTTTATCAATTACTGTATTTGCAAAATGCAAAAAAACAATTAAAGTCATTAGACAGTTTGTATATTGATTTCGTAAGTGCTGCCGATTTGCGATATAAAACTGGTGAAACAAATTTACTGGAAAAAGCCACTGCTGAAACAAAACGAGGGCAACTATCACTTATAATTAAACAAAATGAAACAGAAGCGATAATGGCTTATGCATCGCTTAAAACCTTATTGAATACGAGTGAAGATTTTGCGATTCGTGCCAATGACAATTATCAACCGTTAATCCTAAATATTTCGTTTGATATATCACTAATAGCTAACAATCCATCACTGTTAGTTTTATATCAGCAGGCTCTCATTGCAGAGCAGAATAGAAAAGTAGAAATCTCATCCACTTTTCCAGATTTGAATGTGGGCTATTTCAATCAGTCTTTAATAGGTACACAAACCGTAAATGGAATGGAAGTGTATTATGATGGGAGCAAACGATTTCAAGGTTTCAATGTAGGTGTAGGCATACCATTAACTTTTTTTAGTAACTCGGCAAAAATAAAATCGCTGGATTACAAACGCGCAGCTTTGCAAATGGAAGCTGATAATGGAAAACTTCAACTCCAAGCTAAACTACAAAATGCTTTTGAGCTATATAATCAGAACTTGTCACAATACAACTATTACAAATCAAGTGCCTTGCCTAATGCAGAAATAATTATTAATACGGCAAAAACAGCTTACAACAGTGGGGCCGTCGGCTATATTGAATACTTACAGGCTTTGCAGACGGCTGCTGATGTCCAATTAAATTATCTGCAAGCCATCAATCAGCTCAACCAATCTATTATCAATATCAATTTCTTAATCAACAAGTAA
- a CDS encoding efflux RND transporter periplasmic adaptor subunit translates to MNKLIIIISFATASWLLTSCQKHKEKDGHNHGEEAVHSEESHIEHENENTTMLTAEQMKSIKIELSSIEKKQLTASLKVNGLLKVPNQNKANATALLGGVIKSILVQTGNSVRKGQVLATITNNSFITMQEELISVSAKTDLAQLEYNRQKELIQGNAGALKNLQTTETELKILKSRKASLQKQLELIGINSASLTSENIQSVVNITSPISGTISTVLINIGSYVDASNPIAEIVDNNQLHLDLYVYEKDLKKLKVGQTIHFTLTNNPGKEYDAEVYAISNTFEQNTKAVAVHAMVKGNKQGLIDGMSITALISLENATVDAVPTNAIVNHEGQDYIFIVTDAHSEAEHHEHNEAGEDTQQHDEHGHKHNEKEKNGHDEKEDGTTFEKIPIRKGTSDVGYSEITLLKEIPKDARIVTNGAFFILAKMTNKGEGHEH, encoded by the coding sequence ATGAATAAATTAATAATCATCATATCTTTTGCAACTGCAAGCTGGTTGCTTACTTCTTGTCAAAAACACAAAGAAAAAGACGGACATAATCATGGAGAAGAAGCCGTGCATTCTGAAGAATCGCACATTGAACACGAAAACGAAAATACAACAATGCTGACGGCTGAGCAAATGAAATCCATAAAAATTGAATTAAGTAGTATCGAGAAAAAGCAACTTACTGCATCACTCAAAGTAAATGGACTGCTGAAAGTGCCCAATCAAAATAAAGCTAATGCAACAGCCTTATTGGGTGGTGTAATAAAATCAATATTGGTGCAGACGGGCAATTCCGTTAGAAAAGGACAAGTGCTGGCGACAATCACTAATAATTCTTTTATTACCATGCAAGAAGAATTGATTTCAGTTTCCGCTAAAACTGATTTGGCACAATTAGAATACAATCGCCAAAAAGAATTGATACAAGGTAATGCTGGAGCATTAAAAAACTTGCAAACAACAGAAACTGAATTAAAAATATTGAAATCCCGAAAAGCGAGCTTGCAAAAGCAATTAGAACTTATTGGAATAAATTCCGCCTCACTCACAAGCGAGAACATTCAATCTGTTGTAAACATCACAAGTCCTATCAGTGGCACTATAAGTACTGTTTTGATAAATATCGGTAGCTATGTTGATGCAAGCAACCCCATTGCGGAAATAGTGGATAATAATCAACTTCATTTGGATTTATATGTATACGAAAAGGATTTGAAAAAACTCAAAGTAGGTCAAACCATCCACTTTACGCTTACCAATAATCCAGGTAAAGAATACGATGCTGAGGTCTATGCAATTAGCAATACGTTTGAGCAAAACACCAAAGCGGTTGCTGTGCACGCAATGGTGAAAGGCAACAAGCAAGGATTGATTGATGGCATGAGTATCACTGCATTGATTAGCTTAGAAAACGCTACGGTAGATGCGGTTCCAACAAATGCCATTGTAAACCACGAAGGACAGGATTATATTTTTATCGTTACTGATGCGCATAGCGAAGCAGAACACCATGAACACAATGAAGCCGGAGAAGATACGCAACAACATGATGAGCATGGCCATAAGCACAACGAAAAAGAAAAAAACGGGCATGATGAAAAAGAAGACGGAACGACATTTGAAAAAATTCCAATCCGAAAAGGTACTTCTGATGTGGGATACAGTGAAATAACCTTACTTAAAGAAATACCAAAAGACGCAAGAATAGTTACGAATGGCGCTTTTTTTATTTTAGCGAAAATGACAAATAAGGGAGAAGGACATGAACATTAA
- a CDS encoding cation-translocating P-type ATPase, protein MKLPINDKKFLFLLFAILIVIALEVLSIIGIEIPMPYAPFVFLVFILGLGYGVIWNGLKAAAKLNFSNINLLMLIAVIGAFYLKEFSEAAVLTVLYVLGERLEDIGIENSKSALDDLVSKAPKAGFVKAANTMVSIDKISVGTIIQVKPGEMIPLDGRIITGETSVDESSITGEPIPKDKHRGDLLFAGTLNKNGFVEMETTKLSADTTFSKIIRLTFEASANKSDTQKFIQQFSKYYTPSIIFLSVLMLVIPAFVLNLDFDHWLLQAITLLVIACPCALVISTPVAIYSAIGNASAKGALIKGGKYIEALAKIKVIALDKTRTITFGNPIVSDVFPLNDTSREELLACTAGAELFSEHPLAQAIVDASKKEGFEPHKAESFKSIMGKGATAKCLVCEDETIFVGKLEFIKEHQPIDKEAEKIVEQLSAEGKTSVVVSFGNGVAGIIGLMDEIKPESAEALKQFEAMNIEPIMLTGDNEKAAHYVAHQVGIKKVFGGLLPENKSDKIQELLKQYQYVAMVGDGINDAPALALSTVGIAMGAAGSDSAIETANIALMNDKLSLIPFLIRLSKKTLQRIKFNTIGAIAVKLIFIILAFSGYSNLVLAIAADVGVTLIVILTSLRLMNYKE, encoded by the coding sequence ATGAAATTACCGATAAATGACAAGAAATTTTTATTTCTTCTTTTCGCAATTCTTATTGTGATTGCACTAGAGGTATTATCCATTATTGGCATAGAAATTCCCATGCCCTATGCCCCGTTTGTATTCTTAGTTTTTATTCTAGGCTTAGGTTATGGCGTAATCTGGAATGGTCTTAAAGCTGCAGCAAAACTAAATTTTAGCAATATTAACCTCTTGATGCTCATTGCAGTGATTGGGGCATTTTATCTGAAGGAATTTTCTGAAGCTGCAGTATTGACCGTTTTATATGTTTTAGGTGAACGTCTGGAAGATATTGGTATCGAAAATTCAAAATCCGCCTTAGATGATTTAGTTAGTAAAGCGCCGAAAGCTGGTTTTGTGAAGGCAGCAAACACAATGGTTTCAATTGATAAAATTTCTGTTGGAACAATTATTCAGGTAAAGCCAGGTGAAATGATTCCACTTGACGGAAGAATTATAACGGGAGAAACTAGCGTGGATGAGTCTTCTATTACTGGAGAACCCATTCCAAAAGACAAGCACAGAGGCGATTTGCTTTTCGCAGGAACACTAAACAAGAATGGATTTGTTGAAATGGAAACAACAAAACTTTCTGCTGATACTACTTTTTCTAAAATAATCCGACTCACTTTTGAAGCATCAGCCAACAAAAGTGATACGCAAAAATTCATTCAACAGTTTTCAAAGTATTATACTCCTTCCATTATTTTTCTTTCTGTTTTGATGTTAGTAATTCCTGCCTTTGTATTGAACCTTGATTTTGACCATTGGCTCTTGCAAGCCATTACTTTATTGGTAATTGCTTGTCCTTGCGCTTTGGTCATTTCTACACCCGTGGCTATATATTCTGCTATCGGTAATGCATCTGCGAAAGGAGCACTGATAAAAGGTGGAAAATATATAGAAGCGTTGGCAAAGATTAAAGTCATTGCATTAGACAAAACCAGAACCATTACATTCGGAAATCCAATCGTCTCAGATGTATTTCCTCTAAATGATACAAGTCGTGAAGAGCTTTTAGCCTGTACAGCAGGTGCAGAATTATTTTCTGAACATCCATTGGCACAAGCAATTGTAGATGCAAGTAAAAAAGAAGGTTTTGAACCTCACAAAGCAGAATCTTTTAAAAGCATAATGGGAAAAGGTGCTACTGCAAAATGTTTAGTGTGTGAGGATGAAACCATATTTGTAGGTAAACTCGAATTCATAAAAGAACACCAGCCCATAGATAAAGAAGCAGAAAAAATTGTTGAGCAGCTTTCAGCAGAAGGCAAAACAAGTGTAGTTGTTAGTTTTGGTAATGGTGTAGCAGGTATTATCGGATTGATGGACGAAATAAAACCTGAAAGCGCAGAAGCATTAAAACAGTTCGAAGCAATGAATATTGAACCCATCATGCTTACTGGTGACAATGAAAAAGCAGCTCATTATGTGGCTCATCAAGTAGGCATCAAAAAAGTCTTTGGAGGGTTGCTTCCGGAAAACAAGTCCGATAAAATCCAAGAATTATTGAAACAATATCAATATGTAGCTATGGTTGGAGACGGTATTAATGATGCCCCTGCATTGGCTTTAAGTACTGTTGGTATTGCAATGGGTGCGGCGGGTAGCGATTCAGCCATTGAAACTGCAAACATTGCATTGATGAATGATAAACTTTCACTCATCCCATTTCTTATTCGTCTCAGTAAAAAAACATTACAAAGAATAAAATTCAACACCATCGGAGCTATTGCTGTAAAACTTATCTTTATCATATTGGCTTTTAGTGGTTACAGTAATTTAGTTTTAGCCATTGCCGCTGATGTAGGGGTAACATTAATTGTAATCCTGACAAGTTTACGTTTGATGAATTACAAAGAATAA
- a CDS encoding cation transporter, with the protein MSSHSHSQEVINLNSKLKFGILLNTIFTIIQFTVGIISGSLALISDAGHNLTDSLSLVISYFAQKMSGRKSTPDKTYGYGRATIISALINSVILITLAIYIFYEAYTRILHPEAVSGSLIAIVSFIGILVNGGIALLFRNSTKDLNMRSAFLSMAFDTLASVGALIAGIIIYFTHFFIIDAIVSIIIGLMLLFSAWGVLKDALHILFEGTPRGIDFEKVKKEIFDAFPEITNVDDLHIWSISSNKTALSCHITLEKSDIQKSVEIVTEVKKILHDRFAIEHSTIEIELSPCIDGVC; encoded by the coding sequence ATGTCATCACATTCACATTCACAAGAAGTAATTAACCTTAATTCCAAACTCAAGTTTGGTATTTTATTAAATACTATCTTTACAATAATTCAATTCACAGTCGGTATCATTTCTGGCAGTTTGGCTCTCATTTCTGATGCAGGACACAATCTAACTGATAGCTTAAGTCTAGTTATTTCATATTTTGCTCAAAAAATGTCTGGCAGAAAATCGACACCAGACAAGACATACGGGTATGGCAGAGCGACAATAATATCTGCTTTGATAAACAGTGTCATTCTTATTACTCTTGCTATTTATATCTTCTACGAAGCATATACTCGCATACTGCACCCAGAGGCAGTGAGCGGTAGTTTAATAGCCATTGTTTCTTTCATTGGTATTCTCGTAAATGGAGGAATTGCACTTCTGTTCCGAAACAGCACAAAGGATTTAAATATGCGAAGTGCTTTTTTGAGTATGGCATTTGATACTCTTGCCTCCGTTGGTGCATTAATAGCAGGTATCATAATCTACTTTACTCACTTCTTTATCATTGATGCAATCGTGAGTATTATTATCGGTTTGATGCTTCTATTCAGTGCATGGGGTGTTTTGAAAGATGCACTACATATTCTCTTTGAAGGCACACCGCGGGGTATTGATTTTGAAAAGGTAAAGAAAGAGATTTTTGATGCTTTTCCAGAAATTACTAATGTTGATGATTTACACATTTGGTCTATATCATCAAATAAAACTGCTTTGAGTTGTCATATCACCTTAGAAAAATCTGATATACAGAAATCAGTTGAAATAGTCACAGAGGTTAAGAAGATACTTCACGATAGATTTGCGATTGAACATTCAACTATTGAGATAGAGCTTAGCCCATGTATTGATGGAGTTTGTTAG
- a CDS encoding JAB domain-containing protein: protein MKNLNGESQIPPLLQVAEVKVIYQSKLPFTYHPRVNSSNDAEKFFRINWGDDIDLVEEFNVLFLNRANYVKGILRLSRGGLTGTVADPRILFATALKGLAVGIIAGHNHPSGSIKPSSQDIELTKKIKEIGRFHEIILIDHLILSPHSGFYSFADEGML from the coding sequence ATGAAAAATTTAAATGGCGAAAGCCAAATACCTCCGTTATTGCAGGTAGCAGAAGTAAAAGTTATTTACCAATCCAAATTGCCCTTTACCTATCACCCTAGAGTTAATAGTTCAAACGATGCAGAAAAATTTTTCCGAATTAATTGGGGTGATGACATAGACTTGGTTGAAGAATTCAATGTGTTGTTTCTTAATAGAGCTAATTATGTAAAGGGAATATTGCGATTAAGTCGTGGTGGATTAACTGGAACAGTTGCCGATCCACGAATTCTTTTTGCAACAGCACTCAAAGGTCTTGCCGTGGGAATAATTGCCGGACACAATCATCCATCTGGTTCAATCAAACCAAGTTCTCAAGACATAGAGTTAACAAAAAAGATAAAAGAGATTGGTAGATTTCACGAAATAATACTGATAGATCACCTTATTCTTTCTCCACATTCCGGATTCTATTCCTTCGCTGACGAAGGAATGCTTTAA
- a CDS encoding DUF1738 domain-containing protein, which yields MKTTPEPRVQQTTIASLYDEVTNRIIAMIEKGVAPWRKTWNTYGIARNYVSGRLYTGINYILMNNTGHPIPYFATFNQIKELGGTIKKGTEASMVIYFKMYYKDSDDKTLTPEVAKGRYKKGEEIKVLRFIRYYNVFNVGDIEGIEIDHSRFPEVKLTDNEKITRCEEIIMNMPNPPDLRQIDSNRAFYSPAQDFINMPSVGQFETSEHYYATYFHELIHATGHASRLARAEVMDFSGFGTIPYSKEELVAEMGASFLCSHTQIDYDSVVQNNASYLAGWLKVLKEDSRFIFKVSAEAQKAVEYILDFK from the coding sequence ATGAAAACAACACCTGAACCTAGGGTTCAACAAACCACTATTGCATCACTTTATGATGAGGTGACAAACAGGATAATTGCCATGATTGAAAAAGGCGTAGCTCCGTGGAGAAAAACATGGAACACTTATGGCATAGCGCGTAATTATGTTTCGGGCAGACTTTACACTGGCATCAATTACATTCTTATGAACAATACCGGACATCCCATTCCATACTTTGCGACATTCAATCAAATCAAAGAATTGGGTGGAACAATTAAAAAAGGAACGGAGGCCAGTATGGTCATCTACTTCAAAATGTATTACAAGGATAGTGATGACAAGACACTTACTCCTGAAGTAGCCAAAGGCAGATACAAAAAAGGAGAAGAAATTAAAGTATTGAGGTTCATTCGGTATTACAATGTCTTTAATGTCGGAGACATCGAAGGTATTGAGATAGACCACAGCCGTTTTCCGGAGGTAAAACTCACAGATAATGAGAAAATAACCCGATGTGAGGAAATCATCATGAATATGCCCAACCCACCAGATTTGAGGCAAATTGACTCAAATAGAGCCTTTTATTCACCAGCTCAGGATTTCATCAACATGCCTTCCGTTGGGCAGTTTGAGACTTCAGAACATTACTATGCAACTTACTTTCACGAGCTGATCCACGCAACTGGTCATGCTTCCAGGCTGGCAAGGGCTGAAGTTATGGACTTTTCCGGATTTGGAACTATACCTTATAGTAAGGAGGAATTGGTTGCCGAAATGGGGGCATCATTTCTATGTTCACATACACAAATTGATTATGATTCCGTAGTGCAAAACAATGCTTCCTATCTGGCTGGTTGGCTAAAGGTGCTTAAGGAAGATTCGAGGTTTATTTTCAAGGTTTCTGCTGAGGCGCAAAAGGCTGTTGAATATATTTTGGATTTCAAATAG
- a CDS encoding sigma-70 family RNA polymerase sigma factor — MEQYNLHTTDLVNRFYKGNIGAMTSIMQNAGLPLHFMDDIFNESLEEVWKMNNKGQVLTNFNRFFINRIFKNNVLNFAQKERLRTKVDLSNTSSANSAKNWHESKVELDHLEYLLNLMEPKCRQIISLFHEGYSNEEIGEIMQLQKATVATYKSTCFDKLEQLIATKM, encoded by the coding sequence TTGGAGCAGTATAACTTACACACTACGGATCTTGTAAATAGATTTTACAAAGGGAACATAGGAGCCATGACGAGTATTATGCAAAATGCCGGACTGCCTTTACATTTTATGGATGATATTTTTAATGAATCACTTGAAGAAGTCTGGAAAATGAATAATAAAGGTCAAGTACTTACCAATTTTAATAGGTTTTTTATTAATAGAATTTTCAAAAACAATGTTTTAAATTTTGCTCAAAAGGAAAGATTGAGAACAAAAGTTGATCTTTCAAATACATCAAGTGCTAACTCAGCTAAAAATTGGCATGAATCTAAAGTGGAGTTGGATCATCTAGAGTACCTGTTGAATTTAATGGAGCCTAAATGCAGACAAATTATAAGCTTATTTCATGAAGGTTATTCAAATGAGGAAATCGGCGAAATTATGCAATTACAGAAAGCCACAGTTGCGACTTATAAATCAACTTGCTTTGATAAACTCGAGCAACTAATTGCAACAAAAATGTAA